In Jaculus jaculus isolate mJacJac1 chromosome 2, mJacJac1.mat.Y.cur, whole genome shotgun sequence, the genomic window GAGTTGTTAAGGAATAGTGATGAAAAGTATGTGTTCAGtaaaaatgcacatttttctttttaaacagtaTATCAGTATttaactgttgtagttaccttgatattgctgggataaagcatctgaccaaaagctacttatgggaggaaagtatgtatttggcttacagtctcaaggggaagctccatggtggcaggggaatacgtggcatgagcagagactggacatcacctctgtcacggCAGGTGGAAAACAAGCAGGAAAGTGAGTTGAACTGACATTGGCAAGCTAGGGCTAATCAACCTCCAGAttcacccccagcaatacacctcctccagcaaggcttcatctcccaaactgtcatcagctCAGAACCAAGCATTCACTACACATGGCTTTATAGAGGGCAACCGATTCATTAACCTAATCTAGCCTAGAACtcgagatcctcttgtctcagcctcctgagtgctggggctgaaGAGGCCAACACATCTGGCACATTTCTTCAATGTTTTCAGCCAGGTTGAATCCACAGATGcagaactgtggtggtttgaatagctGGTCTCCAGTGTATTCactgttttgttagtttgtagtttgtatctgcagccaccaggctggaggcagtgtcactgagcagatcttaaggtgtgatggtggctttgagatttcaatctaaaaaaatgcaaagtgtgcctagtgggagttcctgaagtgtgctgtgctgtgtggcttttggcttgtgcttctgtctctctgcttagacctgtgaaggcaggccagcttcttctgccattatggaactgcccctggatctgtaagcgtcaataaatcccttcctccatacctgtgcctggtctgaaagttcatctcagggaacctgaagctgtctgctacaagaaCCAATGGACATTGAGTGTTGAGTGATTGTCAGGTGTCAAAATTAGGCAAATACCAGAGAGCCTTGGCTAATTCTAATGATTTCAGGAAACCCTGTAAACCTGTCTCCTTACACCTAAGCTAAATGTAGTCTCAACAAAGTTTTCCTCAGCCGGATTCCCCAAACACCTTCTAAGACACCAACATAGCAAGGAAAAATGTGAGATAGCTTATGTAGGGGTAGAAGGACACAAGGTATCTAATcacccttttcttttcccttaaattttataaaaatttatggtGAGGTGAAAACATTATTAGTGCTTTGTGAAGACTAGGACGCAACTGGGCAAGTGACAGTCCTTGAAAGTTAAGTTTCTCTACCTCTGTAATAATTCTCTGCTTAGGGAACAGTGTTGAGTACCTTTGAACTTTTGATATGTTGCATATTGTGATTTCTAGGTAAGCCAAAGGACAAAATCCAAGTAGGTCACAGAAGGATAAGTGCTGTTAAACTGAAAAGGTGAACAAAAATGGCTCATACCAAGCATTTTATTGTATCCCTTCAGATAAACAAAGATAAAGGTAAAATTCTagaatatttgagagagaaaaaattatgTAGTAAAGATAAATTCAATGGCATTGAAATCTGGACTATAACAGTTGAAATTGGGACACAATTGAAAGTTCAGTAGAAAactatttctccttccttcctccctgtttctGACccccattcttcttcttctcctcctccttctttttttcaccatatagtctcagggtggccttgaacttgcattgatcctcctaccttttcctcccgagtgatgggattaaaggcatgtgctaccatgtctagccccttcctttcttttctcctcccttccttccttccttccttcctcctttgtgAAATAAAATGTCTCATATTATAGTCTGGCTAGATTGGAACAAACTATAACATGGCTCAGCTTTGGCTCAAATTTgtggcaatcatcctgcctcagtctcctaagtgctgggattatagatgtaaaCCACTACCCCGAACaccaatttttttaacttttagcaaAACCGTGCATCAAATATGACATTACATGTTTGTGTACGTGACATTCGTGATCTTAAAAGATTTAACTTCTCTGCAACTTTCCTCAGGAAGACTTACAGATGCTTAAACAAAAACATGAGAGCAATGCACGAAAAAGACATGAGTACTAAGAAACAGGAAGTCAATATAGAGAAAAGGTGAAGCAAAGTTATTGGAAGACAGTAAACAAACCTAGAGAGCCACCAGCCTTGATcaggcagttaaaaaaaaaagtgtgaatgtgtgtgtgtgtgtgtgagagagagagagggagagggagagggagagaaatatacACATACAAGTTTTCTTACTTGATAAATGGTTAAGTCACAGGCTCAGGAAAAACTaagacaacttaaaaaaaaattttaattgacaacttccataaatataaccAATGCACCATGATCATAATGCCCTCCCAcaaccctcccttttccctttctcaaatctTCCCttcattattattcttattttcaactagcctctcttttattttgatgtcatttcctcctccttattatgcaggtcttgtataagtagtgtcagccactgtgaggttatgaatatcaaggctgctttgtgtctagaagacagtattataagcaccccctctcttttttttttttggctcttaaattcttttccaccaccctaagccttggaaggtgtgatagtgatgtctcatttagtgctgaacagtCACTACTTGGTACTTGGGTGAGTTTTGGGTCACCTTTggggtcaccactatctgaaaagagaagcttctgtatgTCAAGTATGAAGCTGGTGGCAGTTCTTAACTACAAGagaaattaaatgtttaaaaaagagaggaaggctggagagatgggtcagctgttaagacacttctTGCCTTCAAAACATAACAaaccgagttcaattccccagtacccacataaagctagttgcacaagggcatctggagttcgtttgtagttgctagagaccctggaatgctcactctctctcttcatgcaaatatgtaaataaaatattttaaaaaaataaaaggagaggaaATACAATTAATGTgtggtaaaacaaaacaaaactccttGTGCTTATATAGTTGTAATAAAGTGAACATTAAGTATTAATTTTTACCATATATTGTGATACTGCTCTTTAgggcagtcagagagagagagaaaaatggtagGAGGCTATGCTGATTTTTCCTCTTtccaagaaggaaatcaataaatggaaTCTAATCCAGATAGATGATAAGCATAGTGTGCATTCATGTAGAAATACAATGAAGCATGCCATAGGGACAGTGAGAAGACTTGACAATGATTTCTTCAGGCCATAACTATTGAGAGTTACAGGGGCGGGTTGAGAAAGCTACTGCTGGTTTTCTTCAAGGCTTATAAAACTGTTTGACTATAAAAACTATGTAAATCTATTAGTTTGGTGGAAATTAAAACTAGGGAGTGGTAGCATaaacctgtaatctcaacattctggaagctgaggcgggagtattgctgtgagttccaggtcaacccaaGCCACATAGtggaatcctgtctcaaaaacataaaagaacaaagcaaaacaaaattaaaacaaccccaaatatatatacatattgctATTACTATAAGTGCTAACATTACCATTCCTAAAACAATGtacctttattttttgttttgtagatGCAGCCATCATGGTGTCTTGCTGTGCTATTTCTTGGTCCACGGTTGATTATCACATTGCTTTAAGAAAATCTTTGCCTTATAAAAGTCTCCTCACTGGACTCTGTCCCAAAGTCACCTATCTCTTTTACAAATTGTTCACCTTGTTGTCTTGGATGCTGAGCATTGTTCTCCTGCTGTTTGTCAGTGTTCCGCTTGCTTTACTTCTGCTGTCAGCTATCTGGCTGATGGGTTTGACATGGGCATTTAAAAAGCAAACTCAGTTTTGTAATTCCACATGTATGGAATTCTTATATAGGATTGTTGTTGGGTTCATTCTtacctttacattttttaatgttaagGGACAGAATACTAAGTGTCCCATGTCTTGTTATTACATTGTAAGGGTACTGGGCACTTTGGGGATACTGATTGTGTTCTGGGCCAACCCACTCTCTTTGTTTAATGCAGACTATTTTATCCCGATCAGTGTCACTATCCTTCTCACTCTTCTCCtgggaattatttttctttctgtttattatGGTAGTTTCCACCCAaatagaaaaacagaagcaaaatggGATGAACCTGATGGAGAATCAGTTCAAAGAGATTGTAGAATGAGTTATTTTCTGATGGATTAAGTTATTAATTTATGAAGCATGCTTTCTTTTGGTTTCACTGGGGAGTAAAGAATATGTATGTTCTATGTGAGTGCTCTTGCTTTATTTGCCATCTTTAACTTAAAATCTGTTCTAGCACATTAACTGTGACTGCAAACTGAATatagtaaaattttattatttaaattcctTCCCATGCTGGGGGAGGGgtctgggtattgaacccaggccttgtgCGTGCTAGGTGATTGCTCTCCTATTGAGCAATACCCTCAGCAATCTCATTTGCTTTGAAGATGTTGAGTATAGGGAGGGTACTTGCTCTCTGTTTGGTTGAGCTGCCACACTGAGCCTGAAAGGGATTTGCATCACAGCAGGCACTGAGTGTCCCACCAGCCATTGCTTCCCTTTCCTAGTACTGCCTGCAGCAGCCCagcacagggagacagagagttgAATGCCTCACTCTCATCTCCTTGGGAGTCTTCCTTCAGTGCATGCACTTTCACTTGGAAAGAGGTGGAatgaggaaaagggaaaggagggaaagaagaaggaaaaatgttAATGTAGATCTACTATGCTCCTATTCCTACTAAGCTCTTATGAACTTCCCAATGCAGTAAATCCAAAGGAGAATTTGATAAGACTAAAACTTTCATCACTAATTGATTTTATAGCCTTTCTGAAACAATATTCTTGATACAATTTACATTAATTATAAACAATTCTTCCCTCTGCCCTTGACAACCACAATCCTATTctcaaggttcatccatgttcTATCATGtgcaagattattatttttttttccaaggtaacatctcactctagccaaggctgaccaggaatttactatttagtctcagggtggcctccaactcatagcaatcctcttacctctgcctccagagggctgggatcaatggcatgagccaccatgtccagccttaattttcttttttttttaaggttgggtaATAGTCCACATTTTCTCCATTTATCCATCAATGGATATTTGGTCTATTTTTGCCTTTTGGCTATtctgaaaaacacagtaaagAACATGGGCTTGTGGATATTTCTTTAGGACTCTGCTTTAATTTTTGATATGTACTTAAAATATAATTGTTGTATCATCTCATaatcatatttttaatcttttaaggaGCATTCATAATGGTTCCCCAAAAGGAAGCATCATCTTATGATCTCCCCCATGGTGTACCAAGGTCTTGTATGTATCACTGTGACTCATGCTTAATAGAAACAACTCAAGGAAAGACTTAGGGTGGTCCATGGATTCAGAGGGGTTCCAGTcctgtccctccagctgggctggtcATAGACCGGCAAACATCCTGTGCTGAACTACCAGCTCTTCAGGGCAACTGTTTCacagttctggtatatccaaacCATCTTTGGGTCTACACTGCAAAACACTGTCTTCACAGCTCCATACGATGGCCTTATTTGGCCTGCAATGCATGGATGTATCCCTGCTTCCATTGTCACATCTGGGACCCCTTCATTTTCACACAATGGCCTCCCTGGGCCTCTACATAGGCACCTCCTCTTAACTTACACTGCTGCTCACGCAGTgcctggaaccatgtgtacttcatgacccacttccctGCAGATTTCATGCTTTCAAAGCCATTGCCAGGtaagtggtaagccaaatttgtaaatccaggggaGGTAAAccttgactttgaagagcagcaAACTTCTTCAGAATTCTTCCTGTAAGTAAtctcttttcaaaagaatttgcagtCTTACTCATGGAGCCTTTCTTAGGTGGAGGTCACCCTCAgtcatcttttccattgtttcaatgcaaaACAGTTGGCCCACCCTTAACTGTTTAATAACTGAAGATTTAGGGACCTAAACCTACTTTCTGTGCCGGTAACTTTAAACTTGCCTGAAATTTTCCTGTGATTAAACcatacatctttcttttttttttaagtttttttttaaaatttttattaacattttccatgattataaaatatatcccatggtaattccctccctccccacccccacactttcccatttgaaattccattctccatcatattacctccccattacaaccactgtaattacatatatacaatatcaacctattaagtatcctcctcccttcctttctctaccctttatgtctcctttttaacttactggcctctgctactaagtattttcattctcacgcagaagcccagtcatctgtagctaggatccacatatgagagagaacatgtggcacttggctttctgggcctgggttacctcacttagtataatcctttccaggtccatccatttttctgcaaatttcataacttcatttttctttaccgctgagtagaactccattgtataaatgtgccacatcttcattatccactcatctgttgagggacatctaggctggttccatttcccagctattataaattgagcagcaataaacatggttgagcatgtacttctaaggaaatgagatgagtcctttggatatatgcctaggagtgctatagctgggtcatatggtagatcaatctctagctgttttaggaacctccacactgttttccacaatggatccatacatctttcttatctttctaaTCTATACTTTCTGCCAAGCACACCAGCCCATTACTTTTACTTTaccttattttacttttgtttatttgagagagaaggaaagatagagaaagacagatgtaagggtctgagaatcactgaagaaagaccccagactcaaatagtaggtaaaagcaaagagtgtttatCCTGCAGTATCATCCAGCATGCGGGGGTCAACTAgtcatacaaaatggcaaccctAAGAGGAGTacacaggccccttttaagcacagctaggggaattttaggaaggttaggtcatcttctcatgtgattggctaagcaagcagcatctggcttacgtgggtcctggggattcaaacctaggtcctttgcctttgcaggcaagcaccttaactgctaatccatctccccagccccagtccattacttttaaatttagccTTGCTCAAATTCTTAGGGTTTGGGAAGCACACAATCAGTGTTTCCACCAATACCAAAGTTCCAACAAGGTTCTCTATTCCcgttttgaaagttcataagccaagcattAAAAGTCCATAATCCTCTTTGCATTTAgtaattttcaaactctcactagaaTAGCCCATGAAACTTTGCTTACTGACCTGTGGGGCTTGTTCAGTCCCAAGtaccaagtccttccacattcctccagcacacgAGCTCCTAAGATGAAAATCCGCAAGGTCATATTCATTATAGCGCCACcccttcctgttgcagtcagcttcatattgctgggacaaacaccctaccagaaacagtttatggaaggaaggggttcatTTCAGAGTTAAAATTACAGGGAGACACCATTAATGctgggagaagctggctccctttcatagattcCAGCAGAGAGACACTACCAATAGCCAGGACCACAAAACTGGTAGAACTTCAACTTCTCTctatacaccttagggctggacttaagatctcTCCCCGGTGACATGCTTTTTCCCCAGTAGGGCTCCACCACTGGAGACTCATGATTCAAGTCTGAGCCTATGgtgccatatattcaaactatcatattCAAACTGTCACAATGTCTATGTGTGGTAGAGCTGAGTTATATGGTAGGtctatttctagttttttttttgagaaacctacatggtgaattccatagAGGCTCTACCACTTTACATTTCCAACAGCAGTGGATGAGAATTCCTCTtcctccacatccttgtcagcatttgttgtcatctgattttttgatgacagccattctgaccagagtaagatagaatctcaaagtagttttaatttatatttccctgatggttaaagatatcaaacattttatttatttaattaattattgattggtttaaatctttttttttttttttttgaggcagggtcatgctttagcccatgctgacctggaattcactatatagtgtcaggctgtccttgaactcacagaaatcctcatacctctgcctcccaagtactgagattaaaggtgtgtgccaccatgtgcaggaGGGGGGGTCggtagtgggagagagagagggagaatgggtgcatgccagagacctctagccgctgcaaatgaattccagattcatgtgccactttgtgcatccagctttacatgggtacttggaaattgaacttaggtcattaggatgtacagcaagtgtcttaactgctgatcaTTCTCTACAGCCCCTCAAatgttttttagatgtttatttgccCATGATATAATTAAGATAATCCCACCCAAAGGTTTTTCAGCCTTAACACAAGTAGAGCTGGGTTGTATTACTTACAGTTTGAATAATTCAGTTAACTAGGTAAGAAGATATAATAAATTGTGCAttggggaaaatggggggaaagGAATATAGATCTATTAAAAAGCCCAAACATTAAGGGCTGGATGCAAACCTGGGTTAAATATTCAATCTGTTCAACAAACACTTTTctcttgagtttttattttatttattttactagatatggacatatttggtATGTAAACAACGCATTCTTGCATTGAAttgttttcattaagcttaatcaactggtgattgagatcttccatttctgacttgccttcaatttattcatatctctttggagggttctaacattttcttcaatcaagttaagcttactgtcaaaggctgaatgctctaggagacaattctgttcgatttcattgatatgattgctggttctttgatggcttgcttccagttcagtgatttttttttgatcATGGTTTTatgggttgtgttttcattttggaaatgaatttctgttgatttctctatgatttcattggaggcttccattttaggactaggcattcttggtgatgatctctcagttttctgactttctttagcttttttgcattgttgtctacccatttgaGGAAGActccttattttattgaggaggaagtaagtttttgtcctttgaccAGTGCACCCTCTGACTTGGGTGAagagggatgttggtacctagtggcaagtcaggataccagagcaaaaggcctgattccacagctcacatagggaccaggcctcctcaaacaaggcacaatgggacctaccaggaccaggggactagaaAGAGCAAGGGAATAGGGATATGGTCTATGTACTCTGTAATGTGCCTCCAGCACAGAGAcctgtgcagggaacccagaccagggaggtgggaggagtccagaaacaggggtctggcctacttatCCTGGACTGCTGTGCCTACCTGCACACTGTCCATGCAAAGAACTCAGACTGGGGGGTGGGAGAAGCCAGGAAACAgaagtctggcctactcactccaggccGCTGTGTCTGTCCTTCCACTGTCTGTGCAAGgtaacttttttaattttttttttgaggcaggatttacTGTAGCCGTgtctgatctggagttcactttgttaacccaggctggccttacactcatgacaattttcttacctctgcttcctgagtgttggggttaaaagtATGAGCCACACCTCTCAGCATGCTATCGATTTTATAGCTAAGAAATAAAAGGATCAACTCTGGTCAGATGCTTTGTCTAGTTGGAGAGATCTTAAATGAACTTTTAACACCTaatgaattttaatatataataagtTTCCTTTTATTCATCTCATACTCTTGTTTCCTGTATCATTCAGTCATGCTGTGTAGCCCATTTAAATATCCCTACCAAGTTGTAAGTTTTCCTGGATTATTCTGTGTATATAAATAGCCTTTTGAAGTTGAGAGAAAGTAGAGAAGTAATCATGAACAACAGTCTCACACAGGAAAATACATATGAAGGTTTGacccagagaaaaaaaataggaggcactctctactatataagactgggaaaagacttcctgaacaaaacctcagtagccaaggaaattaaacaagcactcaaccaatgggatctcatgaagctaaaaagcttttgcacagatgaACATACCAtaggcagagccaatagattacccactgaatgggagaaaatctttgccagctataactctgacagaagcctaatatctagcatctacaaagaactcaaaaaaactaaacaaaacaaaacagaaacaaaaacccactccaaaagtggggcagtgaACTgaatgaatagggagttctcagaggaagaattataaatggctaacacacacttaagaaaatgttcaacatccctaataattagggaaatgcaacttaaaacaactatgagcttccaccttactccattaaggatagtaaacattaaaaaaaataaatgaaaacaaatgttggcaagg contains:
- the Xkr9 gene encoding XK-related protein 9, which produces MKYTKCNFMMSILGIIIYILDLVVDIYVSVKFFHEGQYVFGVLTSSFMLSGTLVVQCFSYSWFKADLQKAGQESQYSFLLLHCLQGGVFIRYWLALKKGYHVAFKCSRKTSNCMGEKTEPHKEAIDSATDLSMLRLFETYLEGCPQLVLQLYVFLEHGEVSFRQYAAIMVSCCAISWSTVDYHIALRKSLPYKSLLTGLCPKVTYLFYKLFTLLSWMLSIVLLLFVSVPLALLLLSAIWLMGLTWAFKKQTQFCNSTCMEFLYRIVVGFILTFTFFNVKGQNTKCPMSCYYIVRVLGTLGILIVFWANPLSLFNADYFIPISVTILLTLLLGIIFLSVYYGSFHPNRKTEAKWDEPDGESVQRDCRMSYFLMD